From a region of the Hymenobacter jejuensis genome:
- a CDS encoding prephenate dehydrogenase yields MVVTIIGVGLIGGSLALSLKAHGVAGSVIGVDQSAENLRKALELNLIDEGTTDLAAAVRRSSLVVVAVPMDAMLTVLPQVLDVVDQQVVIDVGSTKEKLLTAVADHPHRDRFVAVHPMAGTEYSGPEAAVPHLFEDKTLVICDAEHSHPAAVALVEKVFQQLQMRLVYLDAASHDVHTAYVSHISHITSFALALTVLEKEKEEQRIFELASGGFESTVRLAKSSSAMWVPIFRQNRLNVLDVLDEHLRQLQHMRDILQQEDYQAFTNLIEQANVIRKILK; encoded by the coding sequence ATGGTTGTCACGATAATAGGAGTGGGGTTGATTGGCGGCTCGCTGGCCTTAAGCCTGAAAGCGCACGGCGTGGCCGGCAGCGTGATCGGGGTCGATCAGAGTGCCGAAAACCTGCGCAAAGCCTTGGAGTTGAACCTCATTGATGAAGGCACCACCGACTTGGCCGCGGCCGTACGCCGCTCGAGCTTGGTGGTGGTGGCCGTGCCCATGGACGCCATGCTGACGGTGCTGCCGCAGGTATTGGATGTGGTTGATCAGCAAGTAGTTATTGACGTCGGCTCGACGAAAGAAAAGCTGCTGACCGCCGTTGCCGACCACCCGCACCGCGACCGTTTTGTGGCGGTGCACCCCATGGCCGGTACCGAATATTCAGGGCCGGAAGCGGCGGTGCCTCACCTGTTTGAAGACAAAACGCTCGTAATCTGCGATGCCGAGCATAGTCATCCGGCTGCCGTGGCACTGGTAGAAAAGGTGTTTCAGCAGCTGCAAATGCGCCTCGTGTACCTCGATGCAGCCTCCCACGACGTGCACACGGCCTACGTGTCGCACATTTCCCACATTACTTCTTTCGCGCTGGCGCTCACGGTGTTAGAGAAAGAGAAAGAAGAACAGCGCATCTTTGAGCTGGCCAGCGGCGGCTTCGAATCGACGGTGCGCTTGGCCAAAAGCTCCTCGGCGATGTGGGTGCCCATTTTCCGCCAAAACCGCCTGAATGTGCTCGACGTGCTCGACGAGCACCTGCGCCAGCTTCAGCACATGCGCGATATTTTGCAACAAGAAGACTATCAGGCGTTTACCAACCTGATTGAACAAGCCAACGTCATTCGTAAAATCTTAAAATAA
- a CDS encoding porin family protein, translating to MNTISKFGRLAAATLLSFVSITAAQAQVQKHRVPAYNGPQYESRATYQRPVSQSSIGTANGVQFGIRAGVNVADWSGDAVQSVMNVTEYTNGAVTKQTKPGFHAGVYATLPLGPHFAIEPGVLYSEKGTELSGRIPLQQFDFLNAKVTATSRMTYIDVPLVAKAYLTPGLYIYAGPQASFLVSNKVRVNASALGFSAFKQDFDVKNQFRPVDFSATGGIGYQFESGFGLSAGYDYGLTSLDKNNNFDAKNRVVKASLNFSF from the coding sequence ATGAACACGATTTCAAAATTCGGCCGCTTGGCCGCCGCTACCCTATTGTCTTTTGTTTCGATTACCGCCGCGCAGGCTCAAGTTCAGAAACACCGCGTACCCGCTTACAACGGCCCGCAGTACGAATCGCGGGCTACGTACCAACGGCCTGTTAGTCAGTCTTCTATAGGCACTGCTAACGGCGTGCAATTCGGCATTCGGGCCGGCGTGAACGTGGCCGACTGGTCGGGCGACGCCGTGCAGAGCGTGATGAACGTAACCGAATACACCAACGGCGCCGTCACGAAGCAGACCAAACCCGGTTTTCATGCCGGCGTGTACGCTACGTTGCCCCTGGGGCCGCATTTTGCCATTGAGCCCGGCGTGCTGTACTCGGAGAAAGGCACCGAGCTTTCGGGCCGTATTCCGCTCCAACAGTTTGATTTCCTGAATGCTAAGGTTACGGCAACCTCGCGCATGACCTACATTGACGTGCCGTTGGTAGCGAAAGCGTACCTCACGCCCGGCCTGTACATCTATGCTGGTCCGCAGGCTTCGTTTTTGGTCAGCAACAAGGTGCGTGTAAACGCCAGCGCCCTCGGCTTTTCGGCCTTCAAGCAGGATTTCGACGTGAAAAACCAGTTCCGCCCCGTCGACTTTTCCGCGACCGGCGGCATTGGCTATCAGTTCGAAAGCGGCTTCGGCCTGAGCGCCGGTTACGATTACGGCCTTACCTCGCTCGACAAAAACAACAACTTCGACGCCAAAAACCGCGTGGTCAAAGCCTCGTTGAACTTCTCGTTCTAG
- a CDS encoding prephenate dehydratase has translation MNHTIAIQGFEGSFHQIAAQHYFGPALTLAPCATFTEVVRQVTCGEAHRGVMAIENSIAGSILPNYNLLQQNELQISGEVYLTIGQHLMALPGQSLADIREVHSHPMALLQCADFLSQYPHLRLVETEDTALSAKRIRDNQLAGVAAVAGRLAADLFEMDILAADIQSAKENYTRFLVVERPEDAQSPASPNKASLYFHTVNTPGSLVKVLSCIADHNINLSKLQSIPHPGRIWEYFILADLEFDRPEQFQAALHAVEQVAEGLRVLGVYQKGITY, from the coding sequence ATGAACCATACCATCGCCATTCAAGGCTTCGAAGGCAGCTTCCACCAGATTGCCGCCCAGCACTATTTCGGCCCCGCCCTCACGCTGGCGCCGTGCGCCACGTTCACGGAAGTGGTGCGGCAGGTAACGTGCGGCGAAGCGCATCGGGGTGTAATGGCCATCGAAAATTCCATTGCGGGCAGTATCTTGCCGAATTATAACTTATTGCAACAGAACGAGTTGCAAATAAGTGGCGAAGTGTACCTCACCATTGGACAACACCTGATGGCGTTGCCCGGCCAGTCCTTGGCCGATATTCGGGAGGTGCATTCGCACCCGATGGCTCTCCTGCAATGCGCCGATTTTCTGAGCCAGTATCCGCACCTGCGGCTGGTCGAAACCGAAGATACTGCCCTGAGTGCCAAGCGCATCCGCGACAACCAGCTGGCAGGTGTGGCGGCCGTAGCAGGCCGGCTGGCCGCCGACTTGTTCGAGATGGACATCCTGGCCGCCGACATTCAGTCGGCCAAGGAAAACTACACGCGCTTTCTGGTAGTCGAGCGGCCGGAAGACGCCCAATCGCCTGCGAGCCCTAATAAAGCGTCGCTGTATTTCCACACCGTCAACACACCAGGCAGCCTCGTGAAAGTGCTGAGCTGCATTGCCGACCACAATATCAACCTCTCCAAGCTGCAATCCATTCCGCATCCGGGCCGCATCTGGGAGTACTTCATTCTGGCCGATCTGGAATTTGATCGCCCCGAGCAGTTTCAGGCCGCCCTGCATGCCGTGGAACAAGTCGCCGAAGGCCTGCGGGTACTGGGCGTGTATCAAAAAGGAATAACGTATTGA
- a CDS encoding pyridoxal phosphate-dependent aminotransferase, with translation MPLHISTAQRLAHTGEYYFSRKLREIDALNKAGANVINLGIGSPDMPPHPSVIAELNQQAQLPNTHAYQNYKGIPALRSAMADWYARFYGVSLDSEGEVMPLLGSKEGIMHICMTFLQEGDEALIPNPGYPTYRAAVQLSSATPVDYDLTADNHWLPDLKALAQQDLSRAKLMFVNYPHMPTGARADAAFFAELVAFAQAHNILLVHDNPYSFILNDQPASLLATPGAREVALELNSLSKSHNMAGWRVGMLVGRADLLQEVLRFKSNMDSGMFLPVQRAAVVALGLGEEWYAELNAHYRARRELVFDLLRAIGCTFDAQQTGLFVWAAIPAGFADGYALSDRILDAARVFITPGGIFGTNGDQFIRVSLCQPEAVLRASLDRIVSALHTSPANA, from the coding sequence ATGCCTCTTCACATAAGCACCGCCCAGCGCCTGGCCCACACCGGGGAGTACTACTTCTCCCGGAAGCTCCGCGAAATCGACGCCCTGAACAAAGCCGGCGCCAACGTCATCAACTTAGGCATTGGCAGCCCCGACATGCCGCCGCATCCCTCGGTGATTGCCGAGCTAAACCAACAGGCCCAACTGCCCAACACCCACGCCTACCAGAATTACAAAGGCATTCCGGCGCTCCGCAGCGCCATGGCCGACTGGTACGCCCGCTTCTACGGCGTTTCCCTCGACTCAGAAGGGGAAGTGATGCCGCTGCTGGGCTCGAAGGAAGGCATTATGCACATCTGCATGACCTTTTTGCAAGAAGGCGACGAAGCCCTAATCCCGAACCCCGGGTACCCGACTTACCGCGCCGCCGTACAGCTCAGCAGCGCCACGCCCGTCGACTACGACCTCACGGCCGACAACCACTGGCTGCCCGACCTGAAGGCGCTCGCCCAACAGGATTTGAGCCGGGCAAAGCTGATGTTTGTCAATTACCCGCACATGCCCACCGGCGCCCGCGCCGACGCGGCTTTTTTCGCGGAGCTGGTGGCCTTTGCCCAAGCGCACAACATTCTGCTGGTGCACGACAATCCGTATAGCTTTATCCTCAACGATCAGCCTGCCAGCTTATTAGCCACGCCGGGCGCGCGGGAAGTAGCCTTGGAGCTAAACTCCCTGAGCAAGTCGCACAACATGGCCGGTTGGCGCGTGGGCATGCTGGTTGGCCGAGCCGATCTGTTGCAGGAAGTGCTGCGCTTCAAGAGCAACATGGATTCGGGCATGTTTCTGCCCGTGCAGCGCGCCGCCGTAGTGGCGCTGGGGCTGGGCGAGGAATGGTACGCCGAGCTCAACGCCCATTACCGCGCCCGACGCGAGCTGGTGTTCGATTTGTTGCGTGCCATTGGTTGTACTTTCGATGCGCAGCAGACCGGCCTGTTTGTGTGGGCCGCCATTCCGGCTGGCTTCGCCGACGGTTACGCGCTGAGCGACAGAATACTGGATGCGGCACGGGTGTTTATCACGCCGGGCGGCATTTTTGGCACCAACGGCGACCAGTTCATCCGGGTGAGCCTGTGCCAGCCCGAAGCCGTGCTACGCGCCTCATTGGATCGAATTGTAAGTGCCCTGCACACTAGCCCGGCCAACGCCTAA
- a CDS encoding chorismate mutase, which translates to MDQSSPLAALGKPSIHKKPLIISGPCSAETEQQTIETCTRLAATGKVDMLRAGIWKPRTKPGLFEGIGTKGLPWMKKAKDLTGLPITVEVATAKHVEDCLAFDVDVLWIGARTTVNPFSVQEVADALRGVNIPVLIKNPINPDIELWTGAVERIAKAGIKDIGLIHRGFSSYGNTDFRNAPMWHLPIEMKLRLPELPLICDPSHIGGRRDVLQSIAQKAIDLDYDGLMIESHIDPDNAWSDAKQQVTPERLGELIDSLIWRAETTDKQEFLTALERLRQQINHIDDEIMQLISNRMAIAEQIGVYKKENNITILQPSRWGEILERGVKKGAKLGLTEDFIHKYLDAIHIESINRQNNVMNK; encoded by the coding sequence ATGGATCAGTCATCTCCCCTGGCCGCCCTCGGCAAGCCTTCCATTCACAAAAAGCCGCTCATCATCTCGGGCCCGTGCAGCGCCGAAACCGAGCAGCAGACCATCGAAACCTGCACGCGTCTCGCGGCTACCGGCAAAGTCGATATGCTGCGCGCCGGCATCTGGAAGCCGCGCACCAAGCCCGGCCTGTTCGAAGGCATCGGCACGAAAGGCTTGCCGTGGATGAAAAAGGCCAAAGACCTTACAGGCCTGCCGATTACGGTGGAAGTAGCCACGGCCAAGCACGTGGAGGACTGCCTCGCCTTCGATGTGGACGTGCTCTGGATCGGTGCCCGCACGACCGTAAACCCCTTTTCGGTGCAGGAAGTGGCCGATGCCCTGCGCGGCGTGAACATTCCGGTGCTGATCAAAAACCCAATCAACCCCGACATCGAGCTGTGGACGGGCGCCGTGGAGCGCATTGCCAAAGCCGGTATTAAAGATATTGGTCTGATTCACAGAGGATTCTCTAGCTACGGCAACACCGATTTTCGCAATGCCCCGATGTGGCACCTGCCCATCGAGATGAAGCTGCGCCTGCCCGAATTGCCGCTTATCTGCGACCCAAGCCACATTGGTGGTCGCCGCGATGTGCTGCAAAGCATCGCCCAAAAGGCCATCGACCTCGACTACGACGGCCTGATGATCGAATCGCACATCGACCCCGACAATGCCTGGAGCGACGCCAAGCAGCAAGTGACGCCGGAGCGCCTGGGCGAGCTGATTGATAGCCTCATCTGGCGCGCCGAAACCACTGACAAACAAGAGTTTCTGACCGCGTTGGAGCGCCTGCGTCAGCAGATTAACCACATCGACGACGAGATCATGCAGCTCATCAGCAACCGCATGGCCATTGCCGAGCAAATCGGGGTGTACAAAAAGGAGAATAACATCACCATTCTGCAGCCCAGCCGCTGGGGCGAAATTTTGGAGCGCGGCGTAAAGAAAGGCGCCAAGCTAGGCCTAACGGAAGACTTCATTCATAAGTACCTGGATGCCATCCACATCGAGTCTATCAACCGCCAGAACAACGTGATGAATAAGTAG
- a CDS encoding phosphatase PAP2 family protein → MLSIITGILENKQAKLGEATQLYAKTGIAMKDGPVVTFRAKYQYNLIRPVTYIQRKIDPAWLPYLPTPAYPEYPSGLVGIVGPIMQVLIRECGDIPVTDNAYSWRGLAPRHYASITAMREEASYSRVYAGLHYPTTQAVSVEMSKELGNKIANLTLIPK, encoded by the coding sequence ATGCTTTCGATCATAACCGGGATCCTGGAAAACAAGCAGGCTAAGCTAGGAGAGGCGACGCAATTGTACGCCAAAACCGGCATTGCGATGAAGGACGGTCCTGTTGTTACGTTCAGAGCCAAATATCAATATAACCTTATTCGCCCAGTGACTTATATCCAACGGAAGATTGATCCGGCCTGGCTGCCGTATTTGCCTACGCCAGCTTACCCTGAGTATCCTTCCGGCCTTGTCGGGATAGTCGGTCCCATTATGCAGGTGTTAATAAGAGAATGCGGCGACATCCCGGTAACCGACAACGCGTACTCCTGGAGAGGGTTAGCTCCGCGGCACTATGCTTCCATTACGGCCATGCGGGAAGAGGCCTCATATTCCAGGGTCTACGCGGGCTTGCACTACCCGACTACTCAGGCCGTTTCCGTAGAAATGTCCAAAGAGCTGGGTAATAAGATCGCTAACCTAACCTTAATTCCTAAATAA